From one Gossypium hirsutum isolate 1008001.06 chromosome D08, Gossypium_hirsutum_v2.1, whole genome shotgun sequence genomic stretch:
- the LOC107928276 gene encoding transcription factor MYB58 produces the protein MGKGRAPCCDKEKVKRGPWSPSEDLRLITFIQKHGHQNWRALPKQAGLLRCGKSCRLRWINYLRPDVKRGNFTKDEEDTIIRAHATLGNKWSKIASYLPGRTDNEIKNVWNTHLKKRLGSMNGNADKKDESMATSSSSSCVTSMSSFNDKKTNEAFEMAVVSDKANHGSPSEEPEALSSSSISSNVTNSNQVNVSNPEIQEGPLFNFTGCYYNTSEEVNKPETAFDIPLESDLEFWNMLDSLVPFQPEGIQSHNETQCPDFGEAENKWLLYLEQELGLDPKDGGFEAEPLLVPETNGMGTLGHYHNTVQPYEPNSKQ, from the exons atgggGAAAGGAAGAGCTCCATGTTGTGATAAAGAGAAAGTGAAGAGAGGTCCATGGAGTCCATCTGAGGATCTGAGGCTCATCACTTTTATTCAGAAACATGGTCATCAAAATTGGAGGGCTCTCCCTAAACAAGCTG GCCTATTGAGATGTGGAAAGAGTTGCCGTTTAAGATGGATTAATTACCTAAGACCAGATGTCAAGAGAGGAAACTTCACCAAAGATGAAGAAGACACAATTATAAGGGCACATGCTACATTGGGAAACAa GTGGTCCAAAATAGCATCATATTTACCTGGAAGAACAGATAATGAGATTAAGAATGTGTGGAACACTCATTTGAAGAAGAGATTGGGTTCAATGAATGGAAATGCTGATAAAAAAGATGAATCCATGGCCACATCATCATCGTCTTCATGTGTCACGTCAATGTCATCATTCAATGACAAAAAGACCAACGAGGCATTTGAAATGGCGGTAGTATCAGACAAAGCAAACCATGGCAGCCCGTCTGAGGAGCCGGAAGCCTTGTCGAGTTCTTCAATCTCTTCCAACGTCACTAATTCCAATCAGGTCAATGTTTCAAATCCAGAAATCCAAGAAGGTCCGTTGTTCAACTTCACAGGATGTTATTACAACACATCGGAGGAGGTGAACAAGCCTGAAACCGCCTTTGATATCCCGTTGGAGTCCGATTTGGAGTTCTGGAACATGTTGGATAGCTTAGTACCATTCCAACCCGAAGGAATCCAATCGCATAACGAAACCCAGTGTCCTGATTTCGGAGAAGCCGAAAACAAGTGGTTGCTTTACTTGGAACAAGAACTTGGCCTAGACCCAAAAGATGGTGGTTTTGAGGCTGAGCCACTGCTAGTTCCTGAGACGAATGGTATGGGCACTCTGGGTCATTATCACAACACAGTTCAGCCATATGAACCAAATTCAAAGCAGTAg